In Aliiglaciecola sp. LCG003, a genomic segment contains:
- a CDS encoding DUF481 domain-containing protein — MRTLFLSEAPFHAESGRQHEDSFEMNGEMGVIYSSGNTTGTTVTTKINAKQDLLQWHNRYAAKLLYKQNESTVDDQQQLVTSAQNIFFSAQSDYKLSQPSNRLFMYGEYEDDRFNSYEYQAALAFGWTEQLWSDSDSELTYSVGPGYARSIAKETSDALNQTGLIVRAAMEYEKKLNDKATFRQYISTETDEEFSRSVSETSFAAKINGSLAMKLSINLTHNRTPQEIDEPLDTQTSVTLVYQFF; from the coding sequence ATGCGGACACTATTCCTGTCTGAAGCTCCTTTTCACGCTGAAAGTGGTCGGCAGCACGAAGACAGTTTCGAGATGAATGGTGAAATGGGTGTAATTTATTCTAGTGGCAATACCACTGGAACCACGGTCACCACCAAAATCAATGCTAAACAGGATCTTCTCCAATGGCACAATCGTTATGCTGCCAAACTGCTGTACAAGCAAAATGAAAGTACTGTTGATGATCAACAGCAATTGGTGACAAGTGCGCAGAATATATTTTTCTCTGCACAATCGGACTACAAATTAAGCCAGCCCAGCAATCGCCTCTTTATGTATGGCGAGTACGAAGACGATAGATTCAATTCTTATGAATACCAAGCGGCATTAGCATTTGGCTGGACTGAACAGCTTTGGTCTGATAGTGACAGTGAGCTCACTTACAGTGTTGGACCAGGTTACGCACGATCTATCGCGAAAGAAACGAGTGATGCTCTCAATCAAACGGGATTGATAGTGCGCGCGGCAATGGAATATGAAAAGAAGTTGAACGACAAGGCAACGTTCCGGCAGTATATCAGCACTGAAACTGACGAAGAGTTTTCTCGTTCTGTCTCTGAGACTTCATTTGCCGCTAAGATTAATGGGTCACTGGCAATGAAATTGTCAATTAACCTAACCCATAATCGCACTCCACAAGAGATTGACGAACCATTAGATACGCAAACTTCGGTAACCTTGGTTTATCAGTTTTTTTAA
- the serA gene encoding phosphoglycerate dehydrogenase — translation MSKVSLPKDRIKILLLEGLHQSAVETLEGNGYCNIEYIKTSLSEEQLIEKIADVHFIGIRSRTHLSANVIEAAQKLVAVGCFCIGTNQVDLQATQKRGIPVFNAPFSNTRSVAELALGQIILLLRGVPSKNAKAHRGVWEKSALGSYEARGKTLGIIGYGHIGTQLSILAEHLGMRVQFFDIEDKLVLGNSTQTKTLNQLLKTSDVISLHVPETPQTQNMIGEKQLAMMKDGAIIMNAARGTVIDIDALAAALESGKLNGAAIDVFPVEPKSNDEEFISPLRKFDNVILTPHVGGSTQEAQQNIGIEVAGKLAKYSDNGSTLSAVNFPEVSLPEHTDRSRLLHIHVNAPGVLTQINQAFAAHNINIAAQYLQTNENIGYVVIDVETDDAEAAFVQLAKIEGTIKTRILH, via the coding sequence ATGAGCAAAGTGTCACTGCCAAAAGATCGTATCAAAATTTTATTGCTAGAAGGTCTACATCAAAGTGCAGTTGAAACTTTAGAAGGCAATGGCTATTGCAATATTGAGTACATCAAAACATCTCTTTCCGAAGAGCAACTGATTGAGAAGATTGCTGATGTACACTTTATAGGTATACGTTCACGGACCCACTTGTCTGCCAATGTAATAGAAGCGGCGCAAAAGCTTGTTGCGGTCGGCTGTTTCTGCATTGGCACTAATCAGGTCGATCTGCAAGCCACTCAAAAGCGTGGCATTCCGGTATTCAATGCCCCCTTTTCTAATACACGCTCAGTGGCGGAGTTGGCATTGGGTCAAATCATATTACTACTTCGGGGGGTTCCTAGTAAGAATGCTAAAGCCCACCGTGGAGTATGGGAAAAAAGTGCACTAGGTTCTTATGAAGCTAGGGGCAAAACCCTGGGTATTATCGGCTATGGTCATATCGGCACACAATTGAGTATTCTAGCCGAGCATTTAGGTATGCGAGTTCAATTTTTCGATATTGAAGATAAGCTAGTTTTAGGCAATTCAACCCAGACAAAAACCTTAAATCAATTGCTAAAAACCTCTGACGTGATCAGTTTGCACGTACCAGAAACCCCACAAACTCAGAACATGATTGGCGAAAAACAACTAGCAATGATGAAAGATGGTGCCATCATTATGAACGCTGCCAGAGGCACTGTTATTGATATTGATGCACTTGCTGCGGCTCTGGAATCAGGCAAATTAAATGGTGCGGCGATCGATGTATTCCCCGTCGAGCCAAAATCTAACGATGAAGAATTTATCTCACCTTTGCGAAAGTTCGACAACGTTATTTTGACGCCTCATGTGGGGGGAAGCACCCAAGAAGCCCAACAAAACATTGGGATTGAAGTAGCCGGAAAATTAGCTAAATACAGTGATAATGGCTCAACCCTATCGGCAGTTAACTTCCCTGAGGTATCACTTCCGGAGCATACTGATCGCTCTCGCTTGTTGCATATCCATGTGAATGCACCAGGAGTACTGACCCAAATCAACCAAGCCTTCGCCGCTCACAACATTAATATTGCTGCACAATATTTACAGACCAATGAAAATATCGGCTATGTGGTTATTGACGTGGAAACAGATGATGCAGAGGCAGCATTTGTGCAATTAGCTAAAATTGAAGGTACTATCAAAACTCGTATATTACATTAA
- a CDS encoding IS110 family transposase, with protein MKLKTITIDLAKTVFQVCGVNEHIKPQFNKKLKRTELLDFMRQQPPTLVVMEACYSSHYWGREIAKLGHDTKLIPAQHVTPFVRGNKNDHNDAFAIAEASQRSHIRFVPVKSEQQQEINCLHRIRERLIRNKTALSNQIRGLLSEFGVIFPCGHVALCAGLAQVIDSEQRSNQLRTMMRALKAEYEDTRSRIKAIEQQLHHFVNNSESGKILLSIPGIGFINASAFLAAIDKGQAFNNPKEFAVWLGLTPKQHASGNISKMGGITKRGDRYLRKQLVHGARSVVSRAAQRTDPLSLWATKLRVTKPFNKVAVAVAHRLARLIWILLTRQEHYRVTSSQVSA; from the coding sequence ATGAAGCTTAAAACAATTACCATCGATTTGGCAAAGACTGTATTTCAAGTGTGCGGAGTAAATGAACATATTAAACCGCAATTTAATAAGAAATTAAAACGGACTGAGCTACTTGATTTTATGCGCCAACAACCACCTACGTTGGTGGTGATGGAAGCCTGTTATTCATCGCATTACTGGGGGCGTGAAATTGCTAAATTAGGTCATGATACCAAGCTTATACCAGCCCAACATGTCACGCCTTTTGTGCGAGGCAACAAGAATGACCATAACGATGCTTTTGCCATAGCAGAAGCCAGCCAGCGCTCACATATCCGCTTTGTCCCCGTAAAATCTGAGCAACAGCAAGAAATTAATTGCTTGCATCGAATTCGAGAGCGCTTAATTAGAAACAAAACGGCCCTGAGTAACCAGATACGCGGGTTGTTAAGTGAATTTGGGGTAATATTTCCTTGTGGCCACGTGGCCTTGTGTGCAGGATTAGCCCAAGTAATTGATAGCGAACAACGCAGTAACCAGTTGAGAACCATGATGCGCGCGTTAAAGGCAGAATATGAAGACACACGCTCTCGCATCAAGGCCATTGAGCAGCAATTGCATCACTTTGTTAATAACAGTGAAAGTGGCAAAATATTGCTCAGCATCCCAGGGATTGGTTTCATTAATGCCTCAGCGTTTTTAGCCGCCATTGATAAAGGCCAGGCGTTTAATAATCCCAAAGAATTTGCCGTGTGGTTAGGGCTGACGCCTAAACAACACGCCTCAGGCAATATCAGTAAGATGGGCGGCATTACCAAACGCGGAGACCGTTATTTACGTAAACAACTGGTACATGGTGCGCGGTCTGTCGTGAGTCGTGCCGCGCAAAGAACTGATCCGTTATCACTGTGGGCCACTAAACTTCGCGTTACCAAGCCGTTTAATAAAGTGGCAGTCGCCGTCGCCCATCGTTTAGCACGTTTAATCTGGATATTGCTCACACGTCAGGAGCACTATCGCGTTACGTCCTCACAAGTGAGCGCATAA
- a CDS encoding GAF domain-containing hybrid sensor histidine kinase/response regulator, with translation MISAPPPENEKERLKALLEYDILDTEAERVFDDLTALASEICDTPIALISLVDVERQWFKSKVGLDAQETSRDLAFCAHAIHQQEIFEVKDTFKDERFYDNPLVASDPNIRFYAGAPLISPDGLALGTLCVISDKPKALDEHQRKALSILSREVISQLELRIKIKQVEQINQRKTDFLSNLSHELRTPLNAIISFSQLMINDQTSSLPDTFKTYLNHIDFSGKRLLDLVDSVLDLNKIEAGKLELQNQIISISDFFTSIQGVIQSLATAKGVELKFSVNKDQHETFVIDEPRLSQVVLNLASNAIKFSEPQSIVSINVLFTASSLVIAIQDHGVGIAEEDLPRLFGKFNQVGDTTKNKGFGLGLMITKSLVELMGGSIKLRSKLGEGTLVKVDIPLLSLDQYDKASVIKQTTAKFDTSIRILLVEDNEINQQVATAVFNTLGLSIDIAVSGEQGVEMALKQPYQIIFMDLHLPGIDGFEASKQIKLRLPEQLIVALSADIFVGQEKDLKPAGIANILSKPIDINLLRGLLNQHFLAAC, from the coding sequence ATGATTTCAGCACCACCACCAGAAAACGAAAAAGAGCGTTTAAAAGCCCTGCTTGAATATGACATTCTGGATACTGAGGCGGAAAGGGTTTTTGATGACTTAACAGCTTTAGCCTCCGAAATCTGTGACACCCCTATTGCCTTGATCAGTTTAGTGGACGTCGAGCGCCAGTGGTTTAAGTCAAAAGTAGGCTTGGATGCACAGGAAACCAGCCGAGACCTAGCATTTTGCGCCCACGCAATCCATCAGCAAGAAATTTTTGAAGTCAAAGATACCTTTAAAGATGAACGCTTCTACGACAACCCTCTAGTGGCATCTGATCCTAATATTCGATTCTACGCAGGTGCACCCTTGATATCTCCCGACGGGTTGGCGCTAGGCACCCTTTGCGTCATTAGCGACAAACCTAAAGCGCTAGACGAACACCAGCGCAAGGCACTTTCAATCTTAAGCCGAGAAGTGATTTCCCAACTTGAGCTTCGGATCAAGATTAAGCAAGTTGAACAAATCAATCAGCGTAAAACTGATTTTTTATCTAATTTAAGTCACGAACTTCGCACTCCACTTAATGCTATCATCAGTTTCAGCCAGTTGATGATAAACGATCAAACGTCTAGCCTACCTGATACATTCAAAACCTATTTAAATCACATTGATTTCAGCGGGAAACGTCTATTAGACTTAGTTGATTCGGTACTTGATTTAAATAAGATTGAGGCAGGAAAATTAGAGCTACAGAATCAGATCATCAGCATCTCCGATTTTTTCACCTCTATTCAAGGCGTTATCCAATCTTTAGCCACCGCAAAAGGTGTTGAGCTAAAATTTTCAGTGAATAAAGATCAACATGAAACCTTTGTGATAGACGAGCCAAGATTGAGCCAAGTGGTATTGAATTTAGCCTCAAACGCGATCAAATTTTCCGAACCTCAATCCATTGTCTCAATCAACGTGTTATTCACTGCCAGCAGCTTAGTGATTGCCATTCAAGATCACGGTGTGGGCATTGCCGAAGAAGATCTGCCACGTTTGTTCGGTAAATTTAATCAGGTGGGGGACACAACGAAAAATAAAGGCTTTGGTTTAGGCCTAATGATCACCAAAAGCTTGGTTGAGTTGATGGGCGGCTCTATCAAATTACGCAGTAAATTGGGTGAAGGAACCTTAGTAAAAGTCGATATTCCGTTACTGAGCCTTGATCAATATGATAAGGCGAGTGTAATAAAACAAACAACTGCAAAATTCGACACCTCAATACGTATCCTGTTGGTGGAAGATAATGAAATTAACCAACAAGTGGCCACCGCGGTGTTTAACACTTTAGGCTTATCCATCGATATTGCCGTCAGTGGAGAACAAGGTGTTGAGATGGCGTTAAAACAGCCCTATCAGATCATATTCATGGATTTGCATTTACCCGGTATTGATGGTTTTGAGGCGAGTAAACAAATCAAACTTAGGTTACCTGAGCAGCTTATCGTCGCCCTATCAGCCGATATTTTTGTTGGACAAGAAAAAGATCTCAAACCAGCCGGGATCGCCAATATTCTGAGTAAACCTATAGATATTAATTTACTCCGTGGATTATTAAATCAGCATTTTCTGGCAGCATGTTAA
- a CDS encoding 5-formyltetrahydrofolate cyclo-ligase — MLNNANQDELSPVDGNKQNLRQHFRQARRALSAQQQILASQALAKNIADNNLLKGNKHIALYLSNDGELSCQALIEFCWTYNLKVYLPVLHPFSKQQLLFVLYNPDTVLIHNKYGIPEPKLDVTQVIPVSQMDCICLPLVAFDKQGHRLGMGGGYYDRTLACLSVDDSRKQLTVGPRLWGLAHDCQQTQLLELEPWDIPMDKIITPSRVISILD; from the coding sequence ATGTTAAACAACGCGAATCAGGATGAATTATCGCCTGTGGATGGCAACAAACAAAACTTACGCCAACACTTTCGACAGGCACGACGGGCGTTGTCAGCACAACAGCAAATACTCGCTAGCCAAGCCTTGGCTAAAAATATTGCTGATAATAATCTGCTCAAGGGCAACAAACACATCGCTTTATATTTGTCTAATGATGGTGAATTGAGCTGTCAGGCATTAATTGAATTTTGTTGGACCTATAACCTGAAGGTATATCTCCCTGTTCTCCATCCTTTTTCGAAACAACAACTTTTGTTTGTTTTGTATAATCCGGATACTGTATTAATTCACAACAAGTATGGGATACCAGAGCCAAAATTAGATGTCACCCAAGTCATTCCCGTTAGCCAGATGGATTGTATCTGCTTACCCTTAGTGGCATTTGACAAACAAGGACATCGGTTAGGTATGGGTGGTGGCTATTATGATCGTACACTAGCATGTTTATCAGTAGACGACTCGCGCAAGCAGCTAACCGTAGGCCCGCGTTTATGGGGATTGGCCCATGACTGTCAACAGACACAGCTTTTAGAGCTGGAGCCTTGGGATATCCCGATGGATAAAATCATTACGCCAAGTCGGGTTATTTCAATCCTAGATTGA
- a CDS encoding ribokinase, giving the protein MAVINFGSINIDHVYQVDHFVQPGETLSSSHYQQLLGGKGANQSIALAKAGTEVKHVGKIHQHDSHFKQAMIKHEVDCKYVECTETPTGHAIIQVAKSGENAIVLFGGANQEIGPKDILRALDDAKPTDWVLTQNETSAIDVVLQEARNMGLKVAFNPAPMTDSVKQLPHDCIDLLIVNEVEASEIAGVTEIDKIEQYFRQDWAHAEVLITLGKDGVRMLQKDQTIDVPAFVVDAVDTTAAGDTFIGYFLSAYSNRKPAKEALTRACAASAIAVTRPGAAQSIPNSEEVDLFVSQHQA; this is encoded by the coding sequence ATGGCAGTCATTAATTTCGGGTCAATTAACATTGATCACGTATATCAAGTCGATCACTTTGTGCAGCCTGGCGAAACACTATCGTCAAGTCATTATCAGCAACTTTTGGGCGGTAAGGGAGCTAACCAGTCTATTGCTTTGGCAAAAGCCGGGACCGAAGTAAAACATGTGGGTAAAATTCACCAACATGATTCACACTTTAAGCAAGCTATGATCAAACACGAGGTAGATTGCAAATATGTAGAATGTACTGAGACCCCGACGGGCCATGCCATCATCCAAGTTGCCAAGTCAGGAGAAAATGCCATTGTTTTGTTTGGCGGCGCCAACCAAGAAATTGGACCGAAAGATATTTTGCGTGCGCTAGACGATGCTAAACCAACAGATTGGGTATTGACCCAAAACGAAACCAGCGCAATTGATGTTGTACTGCAAGAAGCACGAAACATGGGGCTAAAGGTAGCATTCAATCCAGCCCCAATGACGGATTCTGTCAAACAGTTACCTCATGACTGCATCGACTTACTGATTGTTAACGAAGTTGAAGCGTCAGAAATTGCTGGTGTCACTGAGATTGATAAAATTGAACAGTATTTCCGTCAGGACTGGGCGCATGCCGAAGTATTGATTACATTAGGCAAAGACGGCGTTCGAATGTTGCAAAAAGATCAAACTATCGATGTACCTGCTTTTGTGGTTGATGCAGTTGATACCACAGCCGCAGGGGATACCTTCATCGGTTATTTTTTGTCGGCCTATAGCAACCGCAAACCTGCCAAAGAAGCATTGACACGGGCTTGCGCAGCCTCAGCTATAGCTGTGACTCGACCCGGCGCAGCCCAATCTATACCAAACTCAGAAGAAGTTGATTTATTCGTTAGTCAGCACCAAGCTTAA
- a CDS encoding methylamine utilization protein, whose translation MFKWLGLVFCCTDVLAASVTIDIISKQHNPVFQAVVYLEPEAPSKTDVSSAPISVMDQIDRQFVPHILAIQKGTKVVFPNSDSIKHHVYSFSPAKSFELQLYKDSPAQTIAFAVNGEVELGCNVHDWMLAYIWVVDTPYFAKTDQLGRVTLDVPVGKYTLKVWHPRIKAEQDTLNQYIEVLDSTSISIQLQHDLFSDLSLYEQTNEGFTDYQ comes from the coding sequence ATGTTTAAATGGCTTGGATTAGTGTTCTGTTGTACTGATGTGTTAGCAGCATCGGTGACGATAGACATTATTAGCAAGCAACACAATCCTGTCTTCCAAGCAGTGGTTTATTTAGAGCCAGAAGCTCCCTCAAAAACAGATGTCTCATCTGCCCCCATATCCGTAATGGATCAAATTGATCGACAATTTGTGCCTCATATACTTGCGATTCAAAAAGGTACTAAAGTGGTATTTCCTAATTCTGACTCCATTAAACATCATGTCTATTCTTTCTCTCCGGCTAAAAGCTTTGAATTACAACTATATAAAGATTCACCAGCACAAACGATCGCTTTTGCCGTAAATGGTGAAGTGGAACTAGGCTGTAATGTACATGACTGGATGCTGGCTTATATATGGGTAGTCGACACGCCTTATTTTGCAAAAACTGATCAATTAGGAAGGGTCACTTTGGATGTACCAGTAGGAAAATATACATTGAAAGTTTGGCACCCACGCATTAAAGCCGAACAAGATACGCTAAACCAATATATTGAAGTATTGGACAGCACATCAATCAGTATCCAGTTACAACATGATTTGTTCTCTGATTTAAGTTTGTATGAACAAACTAATGAAGGATTCACGGACTATCAATAA
- a CDS encoding DUF481 domain-containing protein — MKKSALCSLIMCSLSAGAIAAETKPFTMDGEFGFIMTTGNTETTSVVGKLSAHHELEQWSNDFIFEALYKKDEVEQTDGSKQSQTTEQKLFVSGQGNYKLENPDHRLFIFGSYEDNRFSSYDYQSTVAVGWNQKLWADDTSSFEYSIGPGYSYSKTNTDPSETVKGMIVRGALDYKWTISDNAKFEQLLSTEVGADNTKSKSVTALSAKLNDSLSMKFAVTMTHNSDVADDRENLDTQTGVTIVYTFF, encoded by the coding sequence ATGAAAAAATCAGCTTTATGTTCGCTAATTATGTGCTCGCTTAGTGCTGGGGCAATTGCCGCAGAGACTAAGCCGTTTACAATGGATGGCGAGTTCGGTTTTATTATGACTACCGGTAATACAGAGACGACTTCTGTTGTTGGCAAACTCTCTGCACACCATGAGCTTGAGCAATGGAGCAACGATTTCATTTTCGAAGCTTTGTATAAGAAAGATGAAGTTGAACAAACTGATGGCTCCAAGCAAAGCCAGACGACTGAGCAAAAATTGTTTGTTTCAGGTCAGGGCAACTACAAGCTGGAAAATCCCGACCATCGTTTGTTTATCTTCGGTTCATACGAAGACAACCGTTTTAGCAGCTACGATTATCAATCGACAGTAGCGGTTGGTTGGAACCAAAAACTATGGGCTGATGATACTAGTTCTTTTGAATACAGTATCGGTCCGGGTTACTCCTATTCTAAAACCAATACGGATCCTAGCGAAACCGTTAAAGGTATGATTGTTCGCGGTGCATTAGATTACAAATGGACTATTTCTGATAATGCCAAATTCGAGCAGTTACTTAGCACCGAAGTGGGCGCGGACAATACTAAGTCAAAATCTGTGACTGCCCTTTCAGCTAAGCTGAACGATTCTTTATCAATGAAATTTGCCGTAACCATGACGCACAACAGTGACGTTGCGGATGACCGTGAAAACCTTGATACCCAAACTGGTGTCACTATCGTTTATACTTTTTTCTAG
- the rpiA gene encoding ribose-5-phosphate isomerase RpiA, which translates to MTQDDKKKAAALAALRFVEPDSIVGVGTGSTVNYFIEALAGIKQQIEGAVSSSQASTEKLEALGIEVFDLNSVGSFDIYVDGADEITEHKHMIKGGGAALTREKIVAAVAKQFICIIDDSKQVPILGSFPLPIEVIPMARSYVARELVKLGGDPEYRQGVITDNGNVILDVHNLKILNPVELEQKINQIVGVVTNGLFAHRGADIVLIGTDSGVTEIK; encoded by the coding sequence ATGACGCAAGATGACAAGAAAAAAGCGGCAGCACTAGCTGCTTTAAGATTTGTAGAGCCTGACAGTATTGTGGGTGTAGGAACGGGCTCCACCGTCAATTACTTTATTGAAGCCTTGGCTGGAATTAAACAGCAGATCGAAGGGGCGGTTTCTAGCTCACAAGCATCGACAGAAAAGCTTGAAGCTCTAGGCATTGAAGTATTTGATCTTAACTCTGTGGGCTCCTTTGATATCTATGTAGATGGCGCAGATGAAATCACCGAACATAAGCATATGATTAAAGGCGGTGGCGCAGCGTTGACCCGTGAAAAAATTGTGGCCGCTGTTGCCAAGCAGTTTATCTGTATTATTGATGACAGCAAACAAGTCCCAATATTAGGCAGTTTTCCTCTTCCGATAGAAGTGATTCCGATGGCTCGCTCCTACGTGGCTCGTGAATTGGTCAAACTCGGTGGTGATCCCGAATACCGTCAAGGTGTGATCACAGATAATGGCAATGTAATCCTTGATGTCCACAACTTGAAAATCCTCAACCCTGTAGAGCTGGAGCAAAAAATTAATCAAATAGTTGGAGTGGTCACCAATGGCCTATTTGCTCATCGCGGCGCTGATATCGTGCTGATTGGAACAGACTCGGGTGTGACCGAAATAAAATGA
- a CDS encoding nucleoside hydrolase, with product MTHKIILDTDPGIDDAMAIFFAFQSPDIEVLGLTTVFGNVPVTMSAQNALTLCELAGQDIPVTKGVGMPWVGPESSYAHFVHGDDGFGNINFPKSDRTLDPRSSAQFIVDMARQHPGEITLVAIGPLGNLALALRLEPELPKLVKGVVIMGGAAFVRGNVTPVAEANIWNDAYAAEIVFAADWDLKMFGLDVTNAAPFTPDFLDGLESRNAKLGSFVNQSAQFYVEFYSQNRDDRVCFFHDAMPLAYLIDPSLFEMTTGHARVSTDPLNIGQTTIAPVGTTTSPDWLKAKQIDVATKVDHDRLRQLYLDTYAL from the coding sequence ATGACCCACAAAATTATACTTGATACGGATCCAGGCATCGACGATGCGATGGCAATATTTTTTGCTTTTCAGTCGCCTGATATTGAAGTCTTGGGTTTAACTACAGTATTTGGCAATGTGCCCGTTACCATGTCGGCGCAAAATGCCCTAACACTGTGTGAATTAGCCGGTCAGGATATTCCGGTGACCAAAGGCGTCGGCATGCCTTGGGTGGGTCCTGAATCAAGTTATGCTCATTTTGTGCATGGTGATGATGGTTTTGGCAATATTAATTTTCCCAAGTCAGATAGGACACTTGACCCCCGCAGCTCTGCACAGTTCATTGTCGATATGGCCCGCCAGCACCCCGGTGAGATTACCCTAGTGGCGATTGGCCCTCTTGGCAATCTAGCACTAGCTTTGCGCCTAGAACCTGAGCTTCCGAAACTGGTTAAGGGTGTAGTTATTATGGGCGGCGCCGCCTTTGTGAGAGGCAATGTAACTCCTGTTGCTGAAGCCAATATATGGAATGATGCCTATGCTGCCGAAATTGTATTCGCCGCAGACTGGGATCTGAAAATGTTCGGTTTAGATGTCACCAATGCCGCACCTTTCACTCCAGACTTTCTAGATGGCTTAGAAAGCCGCAATGCTAAATTAGGAAGTTTTGTAAATCAATCAGCGCAATTTTATGTTGAGTTTTACTCACAAAATCGTGATGACCGTGTATGTTTCTTCCATGATGCTATGCCACTTGCATATTTAATTGATCCGAGTCTATTTGAAATGACGACAGGCCATGCGAGAGTATCAACTGACCCGCTAAACATAGGTCAAACTACCATAGCGCCAGTTGGCACTACTACTAGCCCAGACTGGTTAAAAGCCAAACAGATCGATGTGGCAACTAAGGTTGACCATGACAGACTTCGTCAACTGTATTTGGACACTTACGCATTGTAG
- a CDS encoding UPF0149 family protein, producing the protein MKPSQLNYDELSTLLGQHNILTDAAEVHGIFCGMLSGGMALESQDWAEPIADSINQGDPLPDEVKEQFRLLYNATCQQLLETDFTLVLCLPDESAPINERGQALINWVHGFMLGFGFHQADLTACSPDVKEALEDFADIARMDETMPEDEESERALFEVIEYVRVSCMLCFNELGQSADETQQTPKTVH; encoded by the coding sequence TTGAAACCATCACAGTTAAATTATGACGAGTTGTCGACCTTATTAGGACAGCACAATATTCTCACTGATGCAGCCGAGGTCCATGGCATTTTTTGTGGCATGTTATCAGGCGGTATGGCGCTGGAAAGTCAAGATTGGGCAGAGCCAATCGCTGACTCAATCAATCAGGGAGATCCCTTGCCAGATGAAGTGAAAGAGCAGTTTAGGCTACTCTATAACGCAACCTGTCAACAACTACTAGAAACTGATTTTACCCTGGTACTATGCCTTCCTGATGAATCTGCACCCATCAATGAACGCGGCCAAGCGCTGATCAACTGGGTGCATGGATTTATGCTTGGATTTGGCTTTCATCAAGCAGATCTCACTGCTTGCTCCCCTGATGTGAAAGAAGCCTTAGAAGATTTTGCCGATATTGCGCGGATGGATGAAACTATGCCAGAAGATGAGGAATCTGAAAGAGCCTTATTTGAAGTCATCGAATATGTGCGGGTTTCGTGCATGCTATGTTTCAACGAATTGGGACAATCAGCAGATGAAACGCAGCAAACACCTAAAACGGTGCATTAA